AACAGGGGCCGCCGGGAAACTCGAAACCCAAGCACCCGTGGCCCACGCCCCAGTGCGTAACATGCGTCTGCCAGGGAATGGCTTATGCCATAGCCACAACGTGGCTAACCTGGCCCAGACGCAACGCAGACAAGCGTGCCTCACCGAGGTGAGGCACGTCTGCTTGTCCCTTCTCGTTTTCGTGGGCGGCCACGTCTGTGAAGAGTGCTGTAAGGCTCAGGTACAACCCAGCCCGGGTAAGAAAGCCCTGCCGCCGCAGGACTGATTGGCTTGAACCCTACTGGTTCTGCAAGTTCTGGGGAAACAACTCGGTAGGGGTGCGGTTCACTATGCGATCCAGTACCTTCTGCAGCGCAGCGTTCTTAACCGCCTGATCTAGGGCGCTCTTGACCTGCTCAAAGGGCTGGAAACCGGCGGGTTCCACTTTGCTGAGCAAGATCACGTGAAAGCCAAACTCGGTTTTGACCGGGGTCTTGGAGCTTTCACCGGGCTTCAGTGCGGCCAGCCCCAGCTCAAAGGGAGCCACAAAAGTGCCTTTGGGCTCACATCCGAGTTCGCCGCCTTCGTTTTTGCTGCCGGGGTCTTGCGAAAGCTCCTTGGCCAGATCGGCAAAATTCTCGCCTTTACCCAGTCGAGCAATCACCTGTTGGGCTTCTTGCAAAGTGCCGACCAGAATATGCGAGGAGCAGTAGCGTGCCGGCAACATAAACTGGGGTTTGGAAACCAGGTACAACATACGCAAGGCGGCCTCGCTGGTCTGCAAACGCTTGATTAGGTGCTCGAGGTAGGCGTTGTAGGTCAGGGCTTCGTATACCAGCTTGCGATAGGACTCGAGGCTCGGAATACCGGCTTCCTCGAGGGCCTGGTTGAGCGCTTCTTCGTTTTCGAACTCGGACTTTACTTCCGCGACGGCTTCCTCGATGGCGGTATCTTGGGCCGCGAAACCGGCGCTCTCGGCTGCCAGAATGATGGCTTGATCGCGCGCCATCCGTTCTAGAAACTGTGGCCTGAACTGAGCAAAAGCTTCTTCTGCTTCGGGGCTGTAGGCTTGGCCGCGCTGTTGCAAGGCATCGCGCACAAACAAACGGAATTGCAGGTCGAACTGGCTTTTGGTGATGGTAGATTTGCCAACCCTGGCCACTACCGGGTCGGTTTGGGCCATGGCCATTAAAAAAAACGCTGTCAAAAGGAGTACAAGTACCTGTTTTAGCTTCATTTTTCTACCTCGAGAACAGCCCTTTATCCATCCAAAGCACGGCGCTTCGAGTGGTTCTAGCTGCTTGTGGCGCTATGCTATCACGTCCGGGGTTGGCCCATTTCAGATGTGTTGCACTTTTCAGCACACCCCGTCACACAAAGCCCTATCCCAAGATTCCGTACCCGTTTAGAATCGGAAACGTGTGCCTTATTTGTAATCCCAAGCCGCTTGTTTTGGGCGGTGCGCTGCGGGTCATAGAATCCTCGGCCCTATTTCCCAACCCCCCCGTTGCGCGCCTAGTCGATGAGGTTTTATGAGCAGAATCGCCATAATTGGTGGGGGGCTGGCCGGACTAGCAGCGGCGTACTGGGCCTCCCAAGCCGGCCTCGAGGTCGTCGTACTCGAGGCCACGCAACGCTTTGGCGGACACACCCGCACCGCCAAACTGGATGCCATTGCGCTCGAGCTGGGCGAGGAGTCCTTCGACGACTGGCCCCCGGTCTTGCTGGATCTGTGCGGTCAGCTTAAACTCGAACCCACCCCCTCGCCAAACCTCCGGCAGATCGTCCTTC
This genomic stretch from Meiothermus sp. harbors:
- a CDS encoding peptidylprolyl isomerase, whose amino-acid sequence is MKLKQVLVLLLTAFFLMAMAQTDPVVARVGKSTITKSQFDLQFRLFVRDALQQRGQAYSPEAEEAFAQFRPQFLERMARDQAIILAAESAGFAAQDTAIEEAVAEVKSEFENEEALNQALEEAGIPSLESYRKLVYEALTYNAYLEHLIKRLQTSEAALRMLYLVSKPQFMLPARYCSSHILVGTLQEAQQVIARLGKGENFADLAKELSQDPGSKNEGGELGCEPKGTFVAPFELGLAALKPGESSKTPVKTEFGFHVILLSKVEPAGFQPFEQVKSALDQAVKNAALQKVLDRIVNRTPTELFPQNLQNQ